The Biomphalaria glabrata chromosome 15, xgBioGlab47.1, whole genome shotgun sequence region aacattaaaatacaagataagtaattttttttttccccacattgaaaaggtgccggtaccctgTACTGGTGCGTACCTTATCatatatttatagaaattattattagtctatatGCCACGTATCAtttgtcaaacattttattttatttaataataataataacttagttCAAAGTTCATGTCAAGCCTGGGAATACCTAAGACGTAGTGACATGCATCAATCAAGTCGAGAGAAGGGTTGTCACGTGATAGTAGAATTAAATTTGATTGGAAGCAGGACAGGAAGTAGGAGGGGAGACACTATGTGTCGAACAAAGGAGCAagagataattaattaattcctcAGTCTAGTGGTTATATTCAGAAAGTGTAGTCGCATTTTTCATTTAGAATCCAGTAGTGATcttttgaatgtttcattttaGATAcagtttatttttgtaaaatactGTCATATTGTGttccaaagttttaaattaaaagtttctgtatttgaattgaGTGGATTTTCTTCAATGAATCTAAATAGATAGGCCCTACACCATATAGAATCCCTGGCAAATCATAGAAGTTCATCTAATCAGCTGACATCTTCaagaaaggtctaaaatattagcACCTCACAGCACCTTAGATGAATTAGCACTACTTAGCACCTTCAACTTTAATAGGAGCCGAAGCACAATCAAAGCAAGAATAACACTGCTATATTCAACATCAATCTATTATAAACCATAATAAACCTATGACTATGACTTATTCTAGAACAATCTGTGAcactatataaatttaaaattattataattatagaattattaaataataataatagtctaGAAGACTAGATAATCTATCGTATCTATCTCGTCATTAAACCgtcatataatattatatataataaaaatatatataaaaaatatagataatctagagtaacttacatctatcgaacaccttcgttttaaggtacttatcgaacaccccatcatatttttttaaattctcctttatttcgatgataatgacgaaactagtccattcctattgagcatcgtccatttctttatagttaagttatatttagtttcattttcacccgaggatatttttttaatttatattcaaagtgcataggtaatattggtaaaaaaaatttcactcttgggaagagtgaagtgagtctcgggttaagggtattttttaatgccaatgatgcttcagctaaacaaaacctatataatgtgcttctaattaggctgagaaataaTTTGCAACTATTTGCTACCCAAACATGAAAATTAAGGGTTGAATATGGGGTGTTCGATAGTagctgtttttatataagcaatctcagcttcgtaaaATATCAcaccattttaattttaaaaataaacatcaaagggatataacccaaagaagacaaaatatttacattatatattttttaattgttatttttttaaataatgtaatgcaaagtacatatataaattactcATGTTTTACAATTTGAatcagctatttgtggtttaccgtaaatgtgctatatttttctaagtaaatagatttacatcgatatgcactaattgtacccatttttaaaagcttttatgacacatatagtTTGATGCTATTATCATCATTGTGTTTGAGCAGAAACATACAATTTTGAATATAtctagttgtattttttttttcagatgccccattctattaacttctgaataatgtgttataaacaaatacctagcgcatgtgcttgatgtggagagatattaataaaacgaaagggcaaagggggaggtatagaatgtagatatggtattttgaaataaaaatgtctttggtaggtaaaaaaaaaagtgggggggggggggagagaaacagtcaagacattgtatcaagagatcatcaataattgatcgaccattaaaatgtgacgtcagcctcaaatacatagtcagttgtgcttctcgatctagacgtgtggcgcagggtctataaaattatatatatattgccataaagtatgataaagctcataatgcgctacaaagacactccttggaaacatcacaaatacacaaaataataacaataacacatttaaccactctcttattctgcctacacccccttacccgcgcttTCTTCTTACGCAATTTCACTCTCCAACACTCACActtttcagtgcaaagtaacaacgtaaatttcaagactcaatctaaacgcagccaccagactaacacacaacaacaaaaaaatggtcagtgatagcccaacacacaggtgtaaaccaggccaccAACACAGCACCAAAACATATTGTccaagttgtagtaagaacaatgttgaggggaaagggggaggagccacCAGTCGAGTACCTATGGTCAAGCCACTAATTAAgtcacaaacactaggcgtgatagatatatagatatgttgtttgtgtgtgtgtgacaaatactaagagtgctctaaaatacgttgtttttttttttttggtcaaccaggtggtttagggagggcggatctatctatatctataggtaacacagcttTTCAGCCTCTTCCTCGCCCCaatcgaaaaatatctagcactgacttttgggctgttacatacactgagcgtgctagatcggcggctagttacgtagggccGATGTTTtcctgcaatgacttggggagggctggattatctattggctaccaaagcttattaggctctcccccaaataaataatatctggattcATTAATGGCCTTAtatctcaaaatagcttagacctaaataagtactgGTATGGTAATGTGTcggtaatgcgttactgggcttagcacagtcagtttctaagcagagctgatcagtgatagattccttcgatgtggagcatgtgaaaatgactaaaatctgtctgtcttgacatggcgtaaaaagaaaattatataaataaaaaaaaatagattataacacttttaaagcACCATATACTTCTCGTGTGTTCGATAGTTTCTTAATATGTTTGATAAGATAATATATCGGTAAAACGATGTTcaataatttaagcttttgaaagcATCGATCTGACccactttaacatcaaatataagtttaactatgagtagtaaaacatgtctactttttaagaaaaatggatgaggagttcatagatacaatcagtttttttctaggtctaatttttacggagatacacaaattcaaacataaaaaatgtcggcgcctgagcttaacttgttcgataaacgtaagttactcTTACTCACTACTGTAGTGAGTGAAATCTCACATTCTCAGATTCagatttttaatgattttaaaattttatcattttttaaacaaaaatcattttaaattggTTGGTGTTTAGATCTTATTGTTAAAATACAAaaggtaatagatctagatataaaccAGCTAGACTATATTTACCAGGTGGATAATATCTGAGAAGAAATCGTTTGAGCttcattttataaatgctttgaTAAGCAGTTTTCTAATTCTTGAGACAAAATGCTCTGGTATTCAACATGGCGACGTAAACTTCCGCTGATAAGGACCTAATCgttgttgttattattcaaatatttacaaatatttaaaatgatgtaCAAAGCAAAGAGAAGAtctattagtaaaaaaaataatattaaaaaataaaaactatatatgtATCTATGATTACGTAAAAGACTAAAGATAGGgcagtctagattctatattgaTTTTACTACTTTTGCAACAATTAATGCTCACTTATTTTCAAGGGAATTAACCACAATAAAATATTTGCTGTAATACAAAATCACAGAATACAATAAGTTTCAGATGTAAATTTCAGGAAGCTTGCTTGCATAGATTATGATAGATCTAGGTAGGCTAAGGGTTAGATTTAGATGTAAATCTATATTTCTTAGAATTCAAGACATGTAATGTAGTTACCTAAGTCTATAAATTATAGTATAAACATTTAATATCACCATAAATGGGCATAAAAGTAAAAAGGATAAGTCGATGATAACTTCGGATAAGTCGTAAAACGTAAGATCAGTATtagtattactagatctagaagttacTAGTATTAGATTTAGAGTTTAGAGTATTAGTTACTATTACTCTAACTCTATAGTATAACTCTATACTCTATAAAGTCTATAACTCTATAGTTTATACTATAACTATACTATCATACTAATCATAGACTATAGTCAGTATACTAGTatagtattactattactacTTACTACTATAGTTAACTatagtattactattagttataaGTATCAAAAAAGTTTAGTCCAGTCCAGACTCCAGTTAGATCTACATAAGACAGTAGTACATATTAGTTGTAATTCATTTGTAACAGCAACTCACTTACCTGCCATAAAGTGGTAACCAGGTGACACCAAGTCGGACTGGTTACTACAAAATTAAAGAATCTATACTCTagatgtataataataataaggcttagcTTGTCAAGTCTTTGAGtacgaagattaatgaggaatgcagtatttcccttggctacgcagccccagctttgacctgcttattttgccacatccagtgcaagcataaccattatccccggtggtcgatttagatctGTAGTTAACTATAAACTATGTATATAATTTATACTTTACGGTATACATACTGGACGCCCATGTCACCTAACTAACTTCTTACTCTTACTCTTATTCAACTTAGACTAGGATGACTAAGACTAGGCTAGGCTAGATTtacttgatttagatctagatatattataataataataataatctttattttccgtatggaaatttgtcttacaatttgtgcattacaccaaacaaaaacattataactataagaaaccaaagtgtacattcacaccagactcactcataatttacatgtgacaaagtttatattagattgttcttatttaatgatttgattgccaggggaacaaaagagtgtttgtgtctgttagtctttgctatcggtgtcttgtatctcttttgtgatggtaaaatcacaaaatcctgacacaaagggtgattctttatttcgaggatcttgttagcttttttatagatgtttgtctcaaacaattgcccaaatggggtttgttttttgccaatgattttaccagcagcatttaggattctataaagtttatttttatttttaatgctcagatttccataccaggcagtgatattgaaacttaaaatattgcagatatgagcgtgattaaacatagccaaggccttttcgctataataataatactagatctagatctagatgctagTAAGATATAGGACTCTACTTACATCTAATCCTCTAAGCAaagtctaatctagatctatgacttaaaatgtaactatagatctatattgactcagacaatattatttttatacttataaataaaatatatactataactataactatactGACTAAAAGCCCTACAGAGTATTGGTACCATTTATAGTTATAAAGAtaaagtaataaaaacaaataatagatTATATTATAGTAATTTATTGATCTAGTTTTAAACTTAAGTTACTAAGGATTTAAATTTAAGATCTAaagatcttaatctagtctatactgagtctatactgtctatagtaatatttaatatgagaTTTATTAATCTATGTCTAgacttgtaatatatatattattattattatagcttttatatagcgctactttcatgcttatagcatgctcagagtgcttttggtccaatctcatttgtggaccggtgggggggagggggtatctaggagttggttttccgtgctgcctttaggcgctcagtaaacacaactctgcccgagtcgagtgtcaaacctcgagcccccttctaggtagccaagccaagccaagttcaagcgcctctcgaccacgcttcccacaataccaataattaataaaacactcagaaagacacaaaagtaAATGCacatttctattctattctatactgagacaaattcgtacaagtttaagagaaatagagagtaGAGAAGAGACATtgcaacatttctttttattgatttttgttttgtttatttattcatgtacCGGGTACTTCTTCTTTGAACTTTGCTTTCATAACTGACTGCTAAGAGCCTATTGTGCTGTTCATGACTTACAAACCTAAGCATTGTACAGTCTTGAGCAGTTAGTGACACTTAAAATGTCCCCTCATCTGCTGCACGCTAAGAAGTATGTGAGCCACAATTATCTGATGATaaactttaaatacaaaagtgTCTTTTCATTCTTAATTGTCTGTTGACTATTCAGAGTATGCAAAGTTTATTTGTGGTTTAAGAGGTTGTATTATGGCCAGTACACCAACTATACACATCCCTAATGAGGTGCAAATATCTGTATAAATAGTTGGTTTCAAGAAATGGAAAGAAGTCTTGAATACAAACTTTGCCTTTACCAGGATTTTAGAAGTTCAATGTCAATAATGTAAAACAATCTAGTCAATTGATACTTTTTGTCACTTAATTAATTCACTATGTGTGAATTTGTAATTTGTTATAAAGTACCGTAACTAAAGTGTGTAAACTATAGGCTACATATATACAAGTGTAGACTATGTTTGTTATCACTTATCAGAGACTGACTCATGTTAACTATCAGTAATACATGtgtatataaatagcaatgaCATTGTTCCATCACAGAAGTTGCTAGCATGGTTTTTTTGCTCTCAAGTGCAAGTGTACAAGTTAGTGTAAATTGATGATTAAATTACATACCAATAGATTCTGACTTGCCACAACAATTGGTGTCATGTAATATTTGATTCAAAAAGCAGCTTAGAAATCTAACAACAAATAGCATTGTTGTCTTAGAAATGAACTATTGGTTTGATTAGTTCCAGTCATAAGGTTGATGTAGAATAGTATTAAAACATGTTGTCACATGTTACATTTACCTGTTATGGtagagataatttaaaaaaaaaaaaatcaatatatcaATACATTATTTCTGTTATAAAAGCTGATCAGTAAATTCTTCATTAAATATGGTCATATAAGAGAGTAATTGATAAATATTACATTTCAAATATTAACCAAAGCCCCCCTtcacacaccaaaaaaaaaggtgttacatattttatataattatatcaatcattaaaataatatagatttttttaaatttaaagttattcattttttagtatattttgtttttgtgtctgCCTAAATTGTAATTTGCTATgatgttcttttttaattatttagatgGCATAAATCTGTTCATCAAAAGAAATGTACAACTCTGATGTTAGAAACAGAAGAGCTGAACATGTGCAGGACACAGTCAAGTCAGGTTTCTCAAAGCTAGAAAATGTGATGAGTGATTCTGTGCTCCGGTTTCGTCTTATGCCCTCCAGGGCAAAAGTCCTCGTGTTCCTCTCTGCTGTGTTGTCTTTGTTTCTTTACCTCTATCTGGCCAAATGGTTATTCCAGGGAGATCCTGAAACAAATCTAGAAAGTTTACTTGACACTGAAAAGTGCCCAGCATGTTATGGTGGGTCTGCCTGTGGACTGTTCTATTTCAACCAAATAGAGTTCTCAGGCATGTCCAAATTTCGTGTCCTTGATATCTTAAATGGAAAGAATGTCCATGCTGGCTACTTGAAGCAAGACCACAAGGAGATTGTCTTGAAAAAGCTGGCCACTGATACAGAACTTAAAGAAATGGACATTCGGCTTTGTAAAGATGCCTTAAGACCAGAAAACTGTGACATTGCTCGTGTCATACAGAGAACAAACATGGCCATTCCCATGATGCATGAGCCAATCAAGCCAGATGATCTGAAGAAAACTGGTTCATTTATGTTCAAGTGTCCTAGTTACAGGCTTTTGGATCTGGTTTGGTCCAATTTTAAAgaatacaaaaagaaagatGAGATGTTTCTGTCTGACAAAATGCAGATACTTTATTCAGCTCTTGTGAATCCTGAAGTTTTAATGCTACAGGTAAGAAGTAAATTGATAGATTTGATTTCTTTCCTGAAGAGTTCATGTCACCTTTAACAATTAGATTGAATGATTATATGTATTCACATTGTAGATGAAGGCTTGAAGTCCTCCTAGCAGGAGATGATATATTAACTTCTATGCCATTTTTGATTACACCTTCTAGACATTTGGCAAGagacatgacaccctctttaactcTAAATCTAAAACATGTTAATTTTACTTGAAACAGCCTTTAGGTTGCAAACCTTATCTTCACATGATCTAGGTCTCAAACGGAAGCTTTACTTCACTTGATCTAGGTCTCAAACGGAAGCTTTACTTCACTTGATCAAGGTTTCAAAGGAAACAATAATTTCACATGATCTAGGTCTCAAACGGAAGCTTTACTTCACTTGATCAAGGTTTCAAAGGAAACAATAATTTCACATTATCTAGGTCTCAAAGGGAAGCTTACTTTACATGATCTTATGTCACAAAGGAAACCTTAACTTCACCTGATCTAGGTCTCGAAGGAAACATTAGTTTCACATGATCCAGGTCTCAAAGGAAAGCTTTACCTCACATGATCTTAGGTTTCAATGGAAaactttactattttattttctaaaaccaggattacatttgtaatttatattgtgttaattatttttatttccttaGACATTCCCAAAATCTGAAGGTTGGCCTTTTCCAGAATACATAGGCTCCTGTGGCAGGGTAGTTGTTGTGGAACATGCTGGTAAACCTTTGTCTGAATTTGTTTCTGCTTCCTTTCATATAAGAGTAAGTTGCTTATTGAATTTTTAATATATCCACTAAATTTCTGTCAGTGACTTATACTACGATGGATTTTGTTTGTGTGATTGACATTTGGACTATTCGCTTCAAACCCAAGGTGAATAAAAGCTCCCTTCAAACACCCTGAATGAAAACAATGTTTCTGTTTGAATGGGTTCTAGGTAGATCAtttttgtacatgtttttttttttactagagggCAAGGTTGAAGGCCAAGCAACACCAGGGAAACACTTTCATTTACCTTCTCTATACCACATCAGCTTTGAGACTGCAGTCCATTGAAATGGTGTGTGAATGTTGATTAGCTTTGAGGATTTCTAACTGTGCAATGAATTTGGTTTCAAATGGCACCCCATTGGGAGTTCTGTTTTGCTGCTTTCTATTGGGCTATTGTTTTTCTACTCTTAACAAACTATGGGGGTGCATTGGCTGAGTAGTTAACCTCTTGGCTTCGTAACCTagtgtcctgggttcgaatcttggtgaatactgggatttcgAATTTCTGGATTTacagggtgcccctgagtccacacaactctaatggttaccggttgctcgttgtgctaaccacatgacaccctgctcatccACCATTGGCTATAAAAACAGATCACCTTAACgccatctgccccatagatcagaatgtctgaaagggggaaactAGCACTAACTACTAACAAACATTGCCACCAGGACAACTCTTAACCAAACAAGAGTTTTTGTTCCTGGCTTGATTTATTGTGTCAACTTTTACTTCCCAGGCTGGCATTGCTTATGAACTGATGAAAATTGCTGAAAAATTGACAACCATGTCAGATTTTGGTCTTTATCTCACTGATGTGAATGGTGAAAATTTTGCTGTGGATCACAGTGGCAGAGTAACTGTGGTTGATTTGGAAAACATTGTAGTTGTTGACAAACTGGCAATTCAAGCAAGTAagaaaattaatttactaaatacAAGTATAATGtattatacaataataatatttgtatataaacTTCAACAAAAACAGAACCAGTCACTTGTTGGGAAAGTCAATTTAAACATAATTAGAAATAGATATATGTAAACATGTATAAACGTAAAAATTGCTGTTTAATATTGTTCAGAATGTATGCATGCTATTTGCTTTAGAGAAACCAAGAGGCTGGAATGATCCACTAGAGGCACCCTTCAGTGACTGTGATGGCAAGAACTGCTTAATTTTCAACACCGATGACATGTGTAAGCACGTCAACAGTGACCACAACTATAATGCCATTTGCCGCAACATTTTGTCTCACTATGCCTCAGAACCTGGAATGCCTCAGGGTTTCTTGCATGACATGCCAATAGCTGCTGAAGACTTTTGGGATTTACGTGAGTAACTTGAATTTGGACTTTGACTAGAACTTAAGAGTAGTCTTTGAGAGAGGAGGTTCAATGAgcccctctctctttctgtgacCAATTGTTTGTGAGGGTGTTAGCAAAAGGAGTGAACACACTTATTATATACTTAGTTAGAGATTCCATTCTAGGACACTTATCTTGGAGACCCAATGTTTCATAACTTAGCCATctcattatttgtttttttttaattacatagaTTTGAATTttgctaaatatatttttaattagatgTGCATGTTTGATGCAGGTTTAAATTTTATCCTAACCCTATAAGTATAAATTTGTTATAGAAATTACTTTGAAAATATAGTTTATGTTGTGTTgcatattgtaatgttttaagaGTTTGTAAAAAGAACATTATGTATTACCTGCTGTTTAACTATACAAATATCTATATTTACTTATAAATTATGGGAAGATTATTAAAGGGGAgtaaatttttaatgtaatcattATTAGTCCTTTGAATAAAAAGGGATATCCTTATCTATTatgtattaattaaaaacaactaaTCCTGGTTGCTacagtaaacatttttataaaaagagaaagaggaaagcTATTAACTCTAGTTTATGTAATAtgctttatataatagattgtttcaattattttatttcatgatttaaaaaaaacaacataacattAATAGGCAATGAGATGTTAATTTCACTTTgtaaatcaaaaagaaaaacatcaaCGGATATATACACAAATATAGAGGTTTTTGTAGTATATATTCTTTTCTTCCCAAATCTATACCAAATGCTAATAGATCTAAGTTATTTGTGTGTGACTTTGTAAACAGCTCCTTATCATGGGATAAAACTATTCAATCTTCACTACCTAAACTTGTCTTAGAGAAGAGCTTATCATTAAGTGATTGCTGCCTGACCATATGGTATTCATTCAGGACTTTTGTCCAAATGGTACTgcattcaaaccctgcctgcgaCCATTCCCCAATGTCCTGTGGGAAGTTTGGTCTAGaatgtaataa contains the following coding sequences:
- the LOC106055776 gene encoding divergent protein kinase domain 2A-like, whose product is MYNSDVRNRRAEHVQDTVKSGFSKLENVMSDSVLRFRLMPSRAKVLVFLSAVLSLFLYLYLAKWLFQGDPETNLESLLDTEKCPACYGGSACGLFYFNQIEFSGMSKFRVLDILNGKNVHAGYLKQDHKEIVLKKLATDTELKEMDIRLCKDALRPENCDIARVIQRTNMAIPMMHEPIKPDDLKKTGSFMFKCPSYRLLDLVWSNFKEYKKKDEMFLSDKMQILYSALVNPEVLMLQTFPKSEGWPFPEYIGSCGRVVVVEHAGKPLSEFVSASFHIRAGIAYELMKIAEKLTTMSDFGLYLTDVNGENFAVDHSGRVTVVDLENIVVVDKLAIQAKKPRGWNDPLEAPFSDCDGKNCLIFNTDDMCKHVNSDHNYNAICRNILSHYASEPGMPQGFLHDMPIAAEDFWDLRNLLEECAHPKHKEGRWKVKDKIIHALEALKDEKTEHLDTMRKNRDS